The following are encoded in a window of Thermodesulfobacterium geofontis OPF15 genomic DNA:
- a CDS encoding 4Fe-4S dicluster domain-containing protein has product MGRKALLITPDLCIGCRACQVACKSWNGLPAEKTKNNGTHENPPDLSGNTYNKIRFIEKSVDGEVRWLFVRQSCMHCGEPACVSVCPVGAMQKDSETGIVFYDKNVCIGCQACRSACPFDIPRYDKQGKVSKCHMCIDRVKAGLVPACAKTCPTGAIKFGERDELIAKAKAEGYKIIYGEKELGGLGQVFAINEAPSYYQLAENPKAPEKVVALGEMLRILVAKGIPINNSIIKEFLS; this is encoded by the coding sequence ATGGGAAGAAAAGCACTTCTTATAACACCAGATTTGTGTATAGGATGTAGGGCTTGTCAAGTAGCGTGTAAATCTTGGAATGGATTGCCAGCAGAAAAAACAAAGAATAACGGGACTCATGAAAATCCTCCTGATCTTTCAGGAAATACTTATAATAAAATAAGGTTTATAGAAAAATCTGTTGATGGTGAAGTGAGATGGCTTTTTGTTCGTCAATCCTGTATGCATTGTGGGGAGCCTGCTTGTGTTTCAGTTTGTCCTGTTGGAGCTATGCAAAAGGATTCAGAGACAGGGATTGTATTTTATGATAAAAATGTTTGTATAGGTTGTCAGGCATGTAGATCAGCTTGTCCTTTTGATATTCCAAGATATGATAAACAAGGAAAGGTTAGTAAATGTCATATGTGTATAGATAGGGTTAAAGCTGGGCTTGTTCCAGCCTGTGCCAAGACTTGTCCAACAGGAGCTATAAAGTTTGGAGAAAGGGATGAGCTTATAGCTAAGGCAAAGGCTGAAGGATATAAGATTATTTATGGTGAAAAGGAATTAGGAGGCTTAGGACAGGTATTTGCTATTAATGAGGCACCAAGTTATTACCAACTTGCAGAAAATCCAAAAGCACCTGAGAAGGTTGTTGCTCTTGGTGAGATGTTAAGGATTCTTGTTGCTAAAGGAATTCCTATTAATAACTCCATAATTAAAGAATTCCTTAGCTAA
- a CDS encoding TlpA family protein disulfide reductase, producing MKIKKFLFILAFVISFSLFSFSALNSSSVINFDFYTYKGEKYSLQKFKGKYVLLNLFTSYCPMCLVELNTLNKLNQICKSNEYKIISLLVDKEGMPLLPKIVNSRNLTYIVGIAPSDIFKIFPDFSITPTTYILNQNGNLVERVVGYKNLKDWTKILNKYVNCN from the coding sequence ATGAAAATTAAAAAATTTTTGTTTATATTAGCTTTTGTTATTAGTTTTAGCTTGTTTTCTTTTTCAGCTTTAAATTCTTCATCTGTTATAAATTTTGACTTTTATACCTATAAAGGAGAAAAATATAGCTTGCAAAAATTTAAAGGAAAATATGTGCTTTTAAATCTTTTTACAAGTTATTGTCCTATGTGTTTAGTAGAACTTAATACTTTAAATAAGCTTAATCAAATTTGTAAATCTAATGAATACAAAATAATTTCTTTATTAGTTGATAAAGAAGGAATGCCCTTGCTTCCCAAAATTGTGAATTCTCGCAATCTTACTTATATTGTAGGGATAGCACCTTCAGATATCTTCAAAATTTTTCCTGACTTTTCTATTACTCCTACAACTTATATATTAAATCAAAATGGTAATTTAGTAGAAAGGGTAGTGGGATATAAAAACTTAAAAGACTGGACAAAAATTTTAAATAAATACGTAAATTGTAATTAA
- the lpxK gene encoding tetraacyldisaccharide 4'-kinase translates to MFNFLDYINPYFYIIETRNFLYDKNIFRSFEIPVPVISIGNLSLGGSGKTSLIRYLCEKLFSQFDIAVISRGYKRKSKGSVMVMEKGKLKVDWEKAGDEPYLLGKIFEKKGIKVSILVDEDRKRGSEIAFKDLGVNLILLDDGFQHRRIKRNLDLVLLKKEDLDDKLFPFGRLREPISSLERADAIILTYQEYKPFDFSYKEKPVFKLYRKNWKILNKNLEKVDDFKEKDFIAFCGLANNKQFFDILEKLGLRIKKRLSFPDHYHYKGFELDPKENYITTLKDGIKLDFQENLYFLDFEIEVKGLVEFILKFLKIY, encoded by the coding sequence ATGTTTAATTTTTTAGACTATATAAATCCTTACTTCTATATTATAGAAACAAGAAATTTTTTATATGATAAAAATATTTTTAGGAGTTTTGAAATTCCTGTTCCTGTTATTTCCATAGGGAATTTATCCCTTGGTGGGAGCGGAAAAACCTCTCTTATTAGATATTTATGTGAAAAATTATTTTCCCAATTTGATATAGCAGTTATCTCAAGAGGATATAAAAGAAAAAGTAAGGGATCAGTTATGGTTATGGAAAAAGGAAAACTTAAAGTAGACTGGGAAAAGGCAGGAGATGAACCTTATTTACTTGGTAAAATTTTTGAAAAGAAGGGTATTAAAGTAAGTATTTTAGTTGATGAAGATAGAAAAAGGGGAAGTGAAATAGCTTTTAAAGATTTGGGAGTTAATTTGATTTTGTTAGATGATGGTTTTCAGCACCGAAGAATAAAAAGGAATTTAGATCTTGTTCTTTTAAAAAAAGAAGACTTGGATGATAAGCTTTTCCCTTTTGGGAGACTAAGAGAGCCTATAAGTTCTTTAGAAAGGGCAGACGCTATAATTTTAACTTATCAAGAATATAAACCTTTTGATTTCTCTTATAAAGAAAAGCCTGTTTTTAAACTTTATAGAAAAAACTGGAAAATTTTAAATAAAAACTTGGAGAAAGTGGATGATTTTAAAGAAAAAGATTTTATAGCATTTTGTGGGTTAGCTAATAATAAACAATTCTTTGATATTTTAGAAAAGCTTGGTTTAAGAATTAAAAAACGGCTTTCTTTTCCGGATCATTATCATTATAAAGGTTTTGAACTTGATCCTAAGGAAAATTATATTACTACATTAAAGGATGGAATAAAGCTTGATTTTCAGGAAAATCTTTATTTTTTAGATTTTGAAATAGAAGTTAAAGGATTAGTTGAATTTATTTTAAAATTTTTAAAAATATATTAA
- a CDS encoding flippase-like domain-containing protein translates to MYKNILYGLFFTVTIILLSFLYVLNKSIPSNFSQIIYLINKKYLFLSLCTLFFFHTFDNLRIFIIARTIGLNYPFLYGYIITLINSFGATVTPYFLGGELLLFYTLKRVGGEIYQIMYIATLKCVAGIFFYVIFLPFTIHSILNNPKEAKEIISLLFIIIFITTILFTLWKLFFKKGSEFINKEILRSVKYTISKYFTLCQDFFKQKKKVFLIIFIFTLFMYNSLLLTGVFLVKAFNEKAFIKKIFLAQLPLFYAIFMSPTPGGSGIGEIGALSIFDNFIGADFLGIFAILWRIITQYLSAIIGGVLFLMLIMKDAYKGNV, encoded by the coding sequence ATGTATAAAAATATTTTATATGGTCTTTTTTTTACTGTTACCATAATTTTATTATCTTTTTTATATGTACTTAACAAAAGTATTCCTTCAAATTTTTCTCAAATAATTTATTTAATAAACAAAAAATATCTTTTTTTAAGTTTATGTACCCTTTTTTTCTTTCATACTTTTGATAACTTAAGGATTTTTATTATTGCACGAACCATAGGTCTTAATTATCCTTTTCTATATGGATATATAATAACTTTAATAAATAGTTTTGGAGCTACAGTAACTCCATATTTTTTAGGAGGGGAGCTTCTTCTTTTTTATACTCTAAAAAGAGTGGGAGGAGAAATTTATCAAATAATGTATATAGCAACTTTAAAATGTGTTGCTGGTATATTTTTTTATGTAATATTTTTACCTTTTACTATTCACTCTATATTGAATAACCCAAAAGAAGCCAAAGAAATAATTTCTCTACTTTTCATAATTATTTTTATAACTACTATATTATTTACTCTTTGGAAACTGTTTTTTAAAAAAGGATCGGAATTTATAAATAAGGAAATTTTAAGAAGTGTAAAATACACCATATCAAAATATTTTACTCTTTGCCAAGACTTTTTTAAACAAAAGAAAAAAGTTTTTTTAATAATTTTTATATTTACTTTATTTATGTACAATTCTTTGCTCTTGACAGGTGTTTTTTTGGTAAAAGCTTTCAACGAAAAAGCTTTTATAAAAAAAATTTTTTTAGCTCAACTTCCTTTATTTTATGCTATTTTTATGAGTCCAACTCCTGGAGGAAGTGGTATAGGTGAAATAGGCGCTCTGTCTATATTTGATAATTTTATAGGTGCCGATTTTTTAGGCATATTTGCCATTTTATGGAGAATAATAACTCAATACCTATCTGCAATCATCGGAGGTGTTTTATTTTTAATGCTAATTATGAAGGATGCCTATAAAGGAAATGTTTAA
- a CDS encoding HIT family protein has protein sequence MERKILWAPWRGEYVSGKKEPGCIFCPPNSPLPDEERLILYKDEKVLVIMNKFPYNTGHLLIAPRRHIADLEALTEEELLNIMKMSQEAVKILKKVLKPDGFNIGFNIGKVAGAGYPDHIHLQLVPRWEGDINFLAVLDEVRVISQHLKTLYRELFPHFQSIKL, from the coding sequence ATGGAGAGAAAAATTTTATGGGCTCCTTGGAGAGGAGAATATGTATCTGGAAAAAAAGAACCCGGGTGCATTTTCTGTCCTCCTAATAGTCCACTCCCTGACGAAGAAAGACTTATTCTTTACAAAGATGAAAAAGTTTTAGTAATAATGAACAAATTTCCCTACAATACAGGCCATTTATTAATTGCTCCAAGAAGACATATAGCTGATTTAGAAGCTCTAACTGAAGAAGAACTTTTAAATATAATGAAAATGTCTCAAGAAGCTGTAAAAATCCTTAAAAAAGTGTTAAAACCAGATGGATTTAATATTGGATTTAACATTGGAAAAGTAGCAGGTGCCGGTTATCCAGATCATATTCATCTTCAATTAGTGCCTCGTTGGGAAGGAGATATAAATTTTTTAGCGGTATTAGATGAGGTTAGGGTTATCTCTCAACATTTAAAAACATTATACAGAGAACTTTTTCCTCATTTTCAATCTATAAAACTTTAA
- the tyrS gene encoding tyrosine--tRNA ligase: MKEEIKKALEIIKKGVVNLISEEELIRKLEKSYKEKKPLKIKAGFDPTAPDLHLGHTVLLRKLKQFQDLGHEIYFLIGDFTGMIGDPTGRSETRVALTKEQVLENAKTYEEQVFKILDPNKTKVVFNSQWFSKMTVEDVIKLCAKYTVARILERDDFKKRFESGIPISIHELIYPLFQAYDSVALEADVELGGTDQLFNLLIGRDIQKEYGQEPQIVITLPLLEGIDGVQKMSKSFGNYIGIMEPPFEMYGKIMSIPDHIMWKYYLLLTDFSEKEIEEMKEKVEKGEYHPKEVKKKLARYIVSQFHSQELALKAEEEFERVFSKKEMPTEAITIKVKSGKIWLPGFLRDQGLVKSSSEAKRLISQKAIDLNKAPITQEEIELFPGEYFLKIGKKKFIRLEVD; this comes from the coding sequence GTGAAAGAGGAAATTAAGAAAGCTCTTGAAATTATAAAAAAGGGGGTGGTTAATCTTATAAGTGAAGAAGAACTGATAAGAAAATTGGAAAAATCTTACAAAGAAAAAAAACCTCTTAAAATAAAAGCAGGTTTTGATCCTACTGCACCTGATCTTCACTTGGGACATACAGTACTTTTAAGAAAGCTTAAACAATTTCAAGATCTTGGACATGAGATTTATTTTTTAATCGGAGATTTTACTGGTATGATAGGAGATCCTACTGGAAGATCTGAAACAAGGGTAGCTTTGACTAAAGAACAAGTGTTAGAAAATGCAAAAACATATGAAGAACAGGTTTTTAAAATTTTAGATCCTAATAAAACAAAGGTAGTTTTTAATAGTCAATGGTTTTCTAAAATGACTGTGGAGGATGTAATAAAACTTTGCGCTAAATATACAGTAGCCAGAATTTTGGAAAGAGATGATTTTAAAAAACGTTTTGAATCAGGTATCCCTATTAGTATTCATGAATTGATTTATCCTCTTTTTCAGGCATATGATTCTGTAGCTTTGGAAGCTGATGTAGAACTTGGAGGGACTGATCAATTATTTAATTTATTAATAGGAAGAGATATTCAAAAAGAATATGGTCAAGAACCACAAATAGTAATTACTCTTCCTCTTTTAGAGGGTATTGATGGAGTTCAAAAGATGAGTAAAAGTTTCGGAAATTATATAGGAATAATGGAGCCACCCTTTGAAATGTATGGAAAAATAATGTCTATTCCTGACCATATTATGTGGAAATACTATTTATTATTAACTGATTTTTCTGAAAAAGAGATTGAGGAAATGAAAGAAAAAGTAGAAAAAGGGGAGTACCATCCTAAGGAAGTAAAGAAAAAGCTTGCAAGATACATAGTTTCTCAATTTCATTCCCAAGAATTAGCTTTAAAAGCAGAGGAGGAATTTGAAAGAGTTTTTAGTAAAAAGGAGATGCCTACAGAAGCAATTACAATAAAAGTTAAATCTGGGAAAATTTGGCTTCCAGGATTTTTAAGAGATCAAGGATTGGTAAAAAGTAGTTCTGAAGCAAAAAGATTAATTTCTCAAAAAGCTATAGATTTAAACAAAGCCCCTATTACTCAAGAAGAAATAGAACTCTTTCCAGGAGAATATTTTTTAAAAATTGGAAAGAAAAAATTTATTAGATTAGAAGTAGATTAA
- the cobA gene encoding uroporphyrinogen-III C-methyltransferase — protein MKKGKVYLVGAGPGDPGLFTLKGKKVLEEADVVIYDYLANPRLLDFCKEEAEKIYVGKKAGAHTLPQEEINKLLVEKAKEGKIVVRLKGGDPFLFGRGGEEAEALVEENIPFEVVPGITSAIAVPAYAGIPVTHRDYTSTLAIITGHEAENKEESKIDFLALSKIGTLIFLMGVKNLPYIAKRLIEEGKNPNTPVAVIQWGTIPNQKTVTGTLENIAEKVKEKGITAPAIIIIGEVVKLREKFNWFESKPLFGKKIIITRTREQASKLAEKLEELGAICYEIPTIKVEPILNEKVFQMIEELSKYDWIVFTSENGVKTFLKTLWKKGKDLRALGGVKIAVIGKATKNVLENYGIFPDLIPEKDYTQEGLVSAFSKLDLKNKYILIARAKETREVLPEKLRELGAKVEVLPIYETKICEESKEKLKEILKEGVDLITFTSSSTVKNFFKLIEDAEKEQLKNIIFVSIGPITSSTLKEFGFEPHIEAEEYTIEGLVRAIENYFSKNEGGVIK, from the coding sequence ATGAAAAAAGGAAAGGTTTATTTAGTAGGAGCTGGACCAGGAGATCCAGGGCTCTTTACTTTAAAAGGTAAAAAGGTTTTAGAAGAGGCAGATGTAGTAATTTATGATTATCTTGCTAATCCAAGGTTATTAGATTTTTGTAAGGAAGAAGCAGAGAAGATTTATGTTGGTAAAAAGGCTGGAGCTCATACTTTACCACAAGAGGAAATTAATAAACTCCTTGTTGAAAAAGCTAAAGAAGGGAAAATAGTAGTAAGGCTTAAAGGAGGAGATCCTTTTCTCTTTGGTAGGGGAGGAGAAGAGGCAGAAGCTTTGGTTGAAGAAAATATCCCCTTTGAAGTAGTTCCTGGGATAACCTCAGCTATTGCAGTTCCTGCTTATGCAGGAATTCCTGTAACACATAGAGACTACACTTCTACTTTGGCAATTATTACAGGGCACGAGGCTGAAAATAAAGAAGAAAGTAAGATAGATTTTTTAGCTCTTTCTAAAATAGGGACATTAATTTTTTTAATGGGAGTTAAGAATTTACCTTACATTGCTAAAAGGCTGATAGAAGAAGGAAAAAATCCAAATACTCCTGTTGCAGTAATCCAATGGGGTACAATTCCTAACCAAAAAACTGTTACAGGTACATTAGAAAATATTGCAGAAAAAGTAAAAGAAAAAGGTATTACAGCTCCAGCTATAATTATTATAGGAGAAGTGGTTAAGCTTAGAGAAAAATTTAATTGGTTTGAATCCAAGCCTCTTTTTGGTAAAAAAATAATAATTACTCGCACAAGAGAACAGGCAAGTAAACTGGCTGAAAAATTAGAAGAACTTGGAGCAATCTGTTATGAGATTCCTACCATAAAAGTAGAACCAATTTTAAATGAGAAGGTTTTTCAGATGATAGAGGAATTATCAAAGTATGATTGGATAGTTTTTACTTCAGAAAATGGAGTAAAAACATTTTTAAAAACTTTATGGAAAAAAGGAAAAGATCTGAGGGCTTTAGGAGGTGTAAAAATAGCAGTTATAGGAAAAGCAACTAAAAATGTTTTAGAAAATTATGGGATTTTTCCAGATTTAATACCAGAAAAAGATTATACCCAAGAGGGTTTAGTTTCTGCTTTTTCAAAGCTTGATCTTAAAAATAAATATATTCTTATAGCAAGAGCAAAAGAGACAAGGGAAGTTCTTCCTGAAAAACTTAGAGAATTAGGAGCCAAAGTGGAAGTACTTCCAATTTATGAAACAAAAATTTGTGAAGAATCTAAGGAAAAATTAAAAGAAATTCTAAAAGAAGGGGTTGATTTAATAACCTTTACAAGTTCTTCCACAGTAAAAAACTTTTTTAAACTTATTGAAGATGCCGAAAAAGAGCAACTAAAAAATATTATTTTTGTTTCTATTGGTCCTATTACCTCTTCCACTTTAAAAGAATTTGGTTTTGAACCTCATATTGAAGCTGAAGAATATACCATAGAAGGACTTGTTAGAGCAATTGAAAACTATTTTTCAAAAAATGAAGGAGGTGTTATAAAGTGA
- the hemC gene encoding hydroxymethylbilane synthase has protein sequence MVIKVGTRGSKLALAQTDWVISQLKSFFPKINFEKIIIKTTGDKILDSPLSKIGGKGLFVKEIEEALLRGEIDFAIHSMKDVPSLIPEGLEIACIPQRESPFDVWISNYKDILELPSYSKIGTSSLRRLSQLKKLRKDLEILPLRGNVDTRLRKWKEGQFDGIILAEAGLKRLGIEISYKRLTIEEMVPAVGQGALGIEIRKDDKKLKEMLSKIHSETTAICIKVERTFLKTLEGGCQVPIGAYCWIENSKLFVIGFISDLEGERFYKLRDEGSISEAEKLGERLAKKLLKAGGEEILKEIYKRE, from the coding sequence ATGGTTATTAAAGTAGGAACAAGAGGAAGCAAATTAGCTTTAGCTCAAACTGATTGGGTAATTTCACAATTAAAATCCTTTTTTCCTAAAATTAATTTTGAAAAAATAATTATAAAAACAACTGGAGATAAAATTTTAGACTCTCCTTTAAGTAAAATAGGGGGAAAAGGACTTTTTGTAAAAGAAATAGAAGAAGCCCTTTTAAGAGGAGAAATAGATTTTGCTATCCATAGTATGAAAGATGTCCCCTCTCTAATACCTGAAGGTTTGGAAATAGCCTGTATTCCTCAAAGGGAATCTCCTTTCGATGTTTGGATTTCAAATTATAAAGATATTTTAGAATTACCATCTTATTCTAAAATCGGAACCAGTAGTTTGAGAAGACTTTCCCAGTTAAAAAAACTTAGGAAAGATTTAGAAATTTTACCTCTTAGAGGAAATGTAGATACCCGTTTAAGAAAATGGAAAGAAGGGCAATTTGATGGAATTATTTTAGCTGAAGCTGGATTAAAAAGATTAGGAATAGAAATTAGCTATAAAAGATTAACTATAGAGGAGATGGTCCCAGCTGTTGGTCAAGGAGCTCTTGGAATAGAAATAAGAAAAGATGATAAAAAACTCAAAGAAATGCTAAGTAAAATTCATTCAGAAACTACAGCAATTTGTATAAAGGTAGAAAGAACATTTTTAAAGACCTTAGAAGGTGGTTGTCAAGTACCTATAGGAGCTTATTGCTGGATTGAAAATTCTAAACTTTTTGTAATTGGATTTATAAGTGATTTAGAGGGAGAAAGATTTTATAAACTAAGGGATGAGGGGAGTATTTCTGAAGCAGAAAAACTCGGAGAAAGACTTGCTAAAAAACTTCTAAAAGCTGGCGGAGAAGAAATTTTAAAAGAGATTTATAAGAGAGAATAA
- a CDS encoding FmdB family zinc ribbon protein, with product MPIYEFQCEDCGEIFEELILGNREDEIVCKKCKSSRVKKLMSQVAFKSGSKFVSSLGSACSTCKGGTCSSCH from the coding sequence ATGCCTATTTATGAATTTCAATGTGAAGATTGTGGAGAAATTTTTGAAGAATTAATCTTAGGAAATAGAGAGGATGAAATTGTCTGTAAAAAATGTAAAAGTTCAAGGGTAAAAAAATTAATGTCTCAGGTAGCTTTTAAATCAGGAAGTAAATTTGTCAGTTCCTTAGGTTCAGCTTGTTCTACTTGTAAAGGTGGAACTTGTAGTAGCTGTCATTAA
- a CDS encoding (Fe-S)-binding protein has product MIKKESKFKENQAIYVSKYFPEYIREKVEDPGIDEKIKNLTPEKIEKTINEVLGRLSLRRKAAIETCMHCGLCSDACHHYLSRDKDPTYTPVSKVKITLWEMIKRKGKVSPEFIRDCARIAFTECTQCHRCSMYCPFGIDIAFLIGQVRRICFLLGVVPYILMDYNYSLSATLTQLWIPQPDWIDSLQWMEEETSVDIKDFQVPFNKEGIDVLFVTLGTEPARAPQYIQIIGKIMYHAGINWSYSLKDYANMSMFVQDYFTMQRIVREVFEEAVKLRAKRIVVTECGHATFALCKAAPPLLGYKELPFEVLHATEFYYELLKTGKLKIKKKIKEPVTLQDPCNLVRKKGAGDKLRYLINEMCEDFREMYPNKEHNFCCNAGGGIIAAGSPWKKVRVESNKVKAEQIKATGAKIVIAPCHNCHVGIHDIVKAYNINAEVKFMWDILLETTEIA; this is encoded by the coding sequence ATGATAAAAAAGGAAAGCAAATTTAAAGAAAATCAGGCAATTTATGTAAGTAAGTATTTTCCAGAATATATAAGAGAAAAGGTTGAGGATCCTGGTATTGATGAGAAAATTAAAAATCTTACCCCAGAAAAAATAGAAAAAACAATAAATGAAGTATTAGGTAGACTTTCTTTAAGAAGAAAGGCAGCTATAGAAACATGTATGCATTGTGGGCTTTGTTCCGATGCTTGTCATCATTATTTATCCCGTGATAAAGATCCAACTTACACTCCTGTTAGTAAAGTAAAAATAACTCTTTGGGAAATGATAAAAAGAAAAGGAAAGGTTTCTCCAGAATTTATAAGAGATTGTGCAAGAATTGCTTTTACAGAATGCACTCAGTGCCATCGTTGTAGTATGTATTGTCCTTTTGGAATAGATATAGCATTTCTTATAGGGCAGGTAAGAAGGATTTGTTTTTTACTTGGTGTAGTCCCTTACATTTTAATGGATTATAATTATAGTTTATCTGCTACCTTGACACAACTTTGGATTCCTCAACCTGATTGGATTGATTCACTTCAGTGGATGGAGGAAGAAACTTCTGTAGATATAAAAGATTTTCAAGTTCCTTTTAATAAAGAAGGAATTGATGTATTATTTGTAACTTTGGGAACTGAACCTGCAAGAGCTCCTCAATATATACAAATTATAGGGAAAATAATGTATCATGCAGGGATTAATTGGAGTTATTCCTTAAAAGACTATGCCAATATGTCTATGTTTGTTCAGGATTATTTTACAATGCAAAGAATTGTAAGAGAGGTATTTGAAGAAGCAGTAAAATTAAGAGCAAAAAGAATAGTAGTTACTGAATGTGGGCATGCAACCTTTGCTCTTTGTAAAGCAGCTCCGCCTTTACTTGGTTATAAGGAATTACCATTTGAAGTGTTACATGCTACAGAATTTTATTATGAACTCTTAAAAACAGGAAAATTAAAAATTAAAAAGAAAATTAAAGAACCTGTAACATTACAAGATCCATGTAATTTAGTAAGAAAAAAGGGAGCAGGTGATAAACTTAGATATTTAATTAATGAAATGTGTGAAGATTTTAGAGAAATGTATCCTAATAAGGAACATAATTTCTGTTGTAATGCTGGAGGAGGAATAATAGCTGCTGGGTCTCCTTGGAAAAAAGTAAGGGTTGAGAGCAACAAAGTTAAAGCAGAACAAATAAAAGCAACAGGGGCAAAAATAGTAATTGCTCCTTGTCACAATTGTCACGTAGGTATTCATGATATAGTAAAAGCCTATAATATAAATGCAGAAGTTAAATTTATGTGGGATATCTTACTTGAAACCACCGAAATAGCCTAA
- the rfaD gene encoding ADP-glyceromanno-heptose 6-epimerase: MKKPKIIVTGGAGFIGSNLVETLNQKGEDRIIIVDHLNEGNKWKNLLGLKFLDYIEKDEFLEKIEKGYFKDVSAIVHLGACSNTTVKDLHYLYLNNYKYSQKLALFALENEINFIYASSAATYGDGSMGFSDEEALLPKLKPLNPYGFSKHLFDLWLYYNKLLNQVVGLKYFNVFGEREFHKGEMKSVALKAYEEIKKEGKVKLFKSYHPDYKDGEQLRDFIYVKDAVEVTIFFLENPKIKGIFNVGTGKARSFKDLVLAIFSALSLPPNIEYIEMPEYLKNQYQYFTQADITKLRKVGYNKPMWELESAIKNYVNYLEKNYNSFYG; encoded by the coding sequence ATGAAAAAACCAAAAATAATAGTTACTGGAGGAGCAGGTTTTATAGGATCAAATTTAGTAGAAACTCTTAACCAAAAAGGGGAAGACCGAATTATTATAGTTGATCATTTAAATGAAGGAAATAAATGGAAAAATTTATTAGGCCTTAAGTTTTTAGATTATATAGAAAAAGATGAATTTTTAGAAAAAATTGAAAAGGGGTATTTTAAGGATGTTTCCGCTATTGTCCATCTTGGTGCCTGTAGCAATACTACTGTAAAGGATTTACACTATTTATATTTAAACAATTACAAATATTCTCAAAAATTAGCTCTTTTTGCTTTAGAAAATGAAATTAACTTTATTTATGCCTCTTCTGCTGCCACTTATGGAGATGGTTCAATGGGTTTTTCTGATGAAGAAGCTTTACTTCCTAAATTAAAACCTCTTAATCCTTATGGCTTTTCAAAACATCTTTTTGACTTATGGCTTTATTATAATAAACTTTTAAATCAAGTAGTAGGATTAAAATACTTTAATGTATTTGGAGAAAGGGAATTTCATAAGGGTGAGATGAAAAGTGTAGCTTTAAAAGCTTATGAAGAAATTAAAAAAGAAGGTAAAGTAAAATTATTTAAATCCTATCACCCTGATTATAAAGATGGAGAACAGCTTAGAGATTTTATTTATGTAAAGGATGCTGTAGAAGTTACTATCTTTTTTTTAGAAAATCCAAAAATCAAAGGTATTTTTAATGTAGGAACAGGTAAAGCAAGGTCTTTTAAAGATCTTGTTTTAGCAATCTTTTCAGCCCTCTCCTTACCTCCTAATATTGAATATATAGAAATGCCGGAATATTTAAAAAATCAATATCAATATTTTACTCAGGCAGATATTACCAAACTTAGAAAAGTAGGTTATAATAAACCTATGTGGGAATTAGAATCTGCAATTAAAAATTACGTAAATTATTTAGAAAAAAACTATAACTCCTTTTATGGATAG